The Neochlamydia sp. S13 genome has a segment encoding these proteins:
- a CDS encoding glycosyltransferase — MVKKVDLITPYGSQYRVLHHFTKKLYEAWIRAGYEARFFEDATEALKIMLLDPPDLVIGFNGVPRHDQISYSDILKKPYLSLIVDPFYHFLSEISSPYVIIGCDDYSSVTAFKNTNFHQTLFVPHAVEADLAINPGGEKIFEVTMLATFIDYEARREQWRLKYPLQVCEAMHEAVEQTFLDPQLAFIEATLGKVQWAYSKHPELRTAEVDIISLLKDVELYIKGKERIDILKAIQTVPVHVFGHSVDKVNWKSYFKNQSNIITHDSVTYEKSIEIMKQSKIVLNSSIKNKFGAHERIFTALAAGALVVTNENNYLKTFFSHDVDIAFYQYHRLLNLNQMIVDYLADESHRQQVVENGREIVMNYHTWDARIREFEKDLFPRVEECMLKI; from the coding sequence ATGGTCAAAAAAGTTGATTTAATAACACCTTATGGCAGCCAATATAGGGTGCTTCATCATTTTACAAAAAAGCTGTATGAGGCCTGGATAAGAGCTGGCTATGAAGCTAGGTTTTTTGAGGATGCTACAGAAGCTTTAAAAATCATGCTTTTAGATCCGCCCGACTTAGTCATAGGATTTAATGGAGTACCCCGTCATGATCAAATCTCTTATAGTGATATCCTCAAAAAGCCTTATCTTAGTTTAATTGTAGACCCTTTTTATCATTTTTTAAGCGAAATTTCTTCACCCTATGTGATTATAGGATGTGATGATTATTCTAGTGTGACCGCCTTTAAAAATACCAATTTTCATCAGACGCTCTTTGTGCCTCATGCTGTAGAAGCGGATCTAGCCATCAATCCGGGGGGTGAAAAAATCTTTGAGGTAACAATGCTTGCCACTTTCATCGATTATGAAGCACGACGAGAGCAATGGCGCCTTAAATACCCTTTACAGGTCTGCGAGGCTATGCATGAAGCGGTAGAGCAAACTTTTCTGGATCCTCAGCTAGCTTTTATTGAAGCCACATTGGGAAAGGTTCAGTGGGCGTACTCCAAACATCCTGAGTTACGTACTGCGGAGGTAGATATCATCAGCCTGTTAAAAGATGTGGAACTATATATTAAAGGAAAAGAGCGAATAGATATCCTTAAAGCTATTCAGACAGTGCCTGTGCATGTATTCGGCCATAGTGTTGACAAAGTAAATTGGAAAAGTTACTTTAAAAACCAAAGCAATATCATTACTCATGATTCTGTTACCTATGAAAAAAGTATCGAAATTATGAAACAAAGTAAAATTGTACTCAATAGCAGTATCAAAAATAAATTTGGAGCTCATGAGCGTATTTTTACTGCTCTGGCGGCAGGAGCTCTTGTCGTTACCAATGAAAATAATTACTTAAAAACTTTCTTTTCCCATGATGTAGATATCGCCTTTTATCAATACCATCGTCTGCTCAACCTTAATCAAATGATCGTGGACTATTTAGCTGATGAAAGTCACCGCCAGCAGGTGGTAGAAAACGGTAGAGAAATTGTAATGAATTACCATACCTGGGATGCTCGCATTCGGGAGTTTGAAAAGGACCTTTTCCCAAGGGTCGAAGAATGTATGTTAAAAATCTGA